One region of Bdellovibrio bacteriovorus genomic DNA includes:
- the polA gene encoding DNA polymerase I, protein MKKLYLIDVSAMFFRAFFAIRQLTSPSGVPVNAVYGFLSMLIKLLKEEKPEYLVFCYDRKEPSFRKDMYADYKAHRTEMPEDLQKQVPYIKKFAELLGIPAFDMQGYEADDIIGSLVKWGRHHNMEVFIVSGDKDFGQLVQEHVWLYDTMKDIRYDAKGVFEKWGVSPAQFIDYLAIVGDASDNVPGVKGVGEKGAIKLLEQFKTLEGIYENIDKVESKSVREKLLASKENAFLSKKLVTISTDCKVPEDYNAYKLQPFKTEELKALLQELNFKTFEKNLFGSTTEVPSSTPKVSVPSEAVSEGEIQPTLVITKDDKHFQERTVTTRDLAEMLAENQTLWGFSDTRGVFIGTDSEVLEVSDFEYLGKLSDTFNIRWSGFDLKAFWYKIGAKSPMAAWDSQLAAYVLKAGDTSDFNKIYTRYMLETIPELVSPSALYNAHRNFAATLQHELKKLASEKVYQELELPLVRVLLSMERWGVRIDKDLLAKQSAELEGEIATLEQGIFKEAGESFNVGSPKQLGVILFEKMGLPAAKKTKTGYSTDEEVLSGLDHPIAKLILQWRELSKLKSTYVDALPTMIDAKDDRVHTSFNQALTTTGRLSSTQPNLQNIPIKTARGQQVRKAFIAAPRMKLLSVDYSQIELRILAHISEDPNLCKAFAEDLDIHAATAAEIYNVPLDQVTSDLRRSAKAVNFGIAYGQGAFGLAENLGISRTEAKDIIERYFTRFKNVREYIEGTVKKAHEQGYVETLFGRRRYIEELKSKNMALKKFGERAAINAPIQGTASDLVKKAMIEVFEKVPVRMLLQVHDELIFEATEEDLHKYSPELVKIMENVAQLKVPLKVNYAIGNNWDEAH, encoded by the coding sequence ATGAAAAAGCTTTATCTCATCGACGTCAGTGCCATGTTTTTCCGCGCGTTCTTCGCGATCCGCCAGTTGACGTCGCCGTCGGGCGTTCCCGTAAACGCCGTGTATGGATTTTTATCCATGCTCATCAAACTTCTAAAAGAAGAAAAACCCGAATACTTGGTTTTCTGCTATGACCGCAAAGAGCCATCCTTCCGCAAAGATATGTACGCTGACTATAAGGCGCACCGTACGGAAATGCCTGAAGATCTTCAAAAACAAGTTCCTTACATCAAAAAGTTCGCTGAACTTTTGGGAATTCCCGCATTCGATATGCAAGGCTATGAAGCGGATGACATCATCGGCTCGTTAGTAAAATGGGGCCGTCATCACAATATGGAAGTTTTCATCGTCAGTGGCGATAAAGACTTCGGACAATTGGTGCAAGAGCATGTGTGGCTCTACGACACAATGAAAGACATCCGCTACGACGCCAAAGGCGTTTTTGAAAAGTGGGGAGTCAGTCCGGCGCAATTCATCGATTACTTAGCCATTGTCGGCGATGCCTCGGACAACGTTCCCGGCGTGAAAGGCGTTGGTGAAAAAGGCGCAATCAAACTTCTTGAGCAGTTTAAAACTTTAGAGGGCATTTACGAAAATATCGACAAAGTTGAAAGCAAGAGCGTCCGTGAAAAGCTTCTGGCTTCTAAAGAAAATGCATTCTTGTCAAAAAAGCTCGTAACTATTTCTACGGACTGTAAGGTGCCGGAAGATTACAATGCCTATAAGCTTCAGCCTTTTAAGACTGAAGAGTTAAAAGCTCTTTTGCAAGAGTTGAACTTTAAGACGTTCGAAAAAAATCTGTTTGGTTCAACAACGGAAGTTCCTTCTTCAACGCCAAAAGTCTCTGTTCCAAGTGAAGCCGTGAGTGAAGGAGAAATTCAGCCGACATTAGTTATCACGAAAGATGATAAGCATTTCCAAGAGCGCACGGTCACGACTCGCGACTTGGCGGAAATGCTTGCGGAAAATCAAACTCTATGGGGCTTCAGCGACACGCGCGGAGTTTTCATAGGCACCGACTCTGAAGTTTTAGAGGTTTCTGACTTTGAATATCTCGGAAAACTTTCGGACACTTTCAATATTCGCTGGAGCGGCTTTGACCTTAAGGCCTTCTGGTATAAAATTGGAGCCAAGTCTCCAATGGCCGCTTGGGATTCTCAGTTAGCCGCGTATGTTTTAAAAGCTGGAGACACGTCTGACTTCAACAAGATTTATACTCGTTACATGTTGGAGACTATTCCAGAGCTTGTTTCGCCTTCGGCTTTGTACAATGCCCATCGCAATTTTGCCGCAACTTTGCAGCATGAACTGAAAAAACTGGCGAGTGAAAAAGTTTATCAGGAACTCGAGCTTCCTTTAGTGCGCGTTCTTCTTTCAATGGAAAGATGGGGTGTGCGTATCGATAAAGATCTTTTGGCGAAGCAAAGTGCAGAGCTTGAAGGGGAAATCGCGACTCTTGAACAAGGTATTTTCAAAGAAGCCGGTGAAAGCTTCAATGTCGGAAGTCCGAAGCAATTGGGCGTCATCCTTTTTGAAAAAATGGGACTTCCAGCTGCTAAAAAGACGAAGACAGGTTATTCCACAGACGAAGAAGTTCTGTCTGGATTAGATCATCCGATTGCCAAGCTGATTTTGCAATGGCGTGAGCTTTCTAAGTTGAAATCCACATACGTGGATGCGCTGCCAACAATGATTGATGCTAAAGACGATCGCGTACACACCAGCTTTAATCAGGCGTTGACGACAACGGGCCGTCTTTCAAGCACACAACCGAACTTACAGAACATTCCGATCAAAACGGCACGCGGCCAGCAGGTGCGTAAGGCATTTATTGCCGCCCCAAGAATGAAGCTGTTGTCGGTGGACTATTCACAAATTGAACTTCGAATTTTGGCCCACATTTCGGAAGATCCGAATTTGTGCAAAGCCTTCGCTGAAGATTTAGATATTCACGCGGCGACCGCAGCCGAAATTTACAACGTGCCTTTGGATCAAGTTACGTCCGACTTAAGAAGATCTGCAAAGGCCGTCAACTTCGGAATCGCCTACGGACAAGGAGCGTTCGGCTTGGCTGAAAACTTGGGCATCTCAAGAACTGAAGCTAAAGATATTATCGAACGCTACTTTACAAGATTTAAAAACGTTCGCGAGTACATCGAAGGCACGGTGAAGAAAGCCCATGAACAAGGTTACGTAGAAACCTTGTTCGGTCGTCGCCGTTATATCGAAGAGCTGAAATCAAAAAACATGGCTCTAAAAAAATTCGGAGAGCGCGCCGCCATCAATGCACCTATTCAAGGAACGGCGAGTGACCTAGTAAAGAAAGCAATGATTGAGGTCTTTGAAAAAGTGCCAGTAAGAATGTTATTGCAAGTGCATGACGAATTGATCTTTGAAGCGACAGAAGAAGACCTCCACAAGTATTCTCCAGAGCTTGTGAAAATAATGGAGAATGTGGCGCAGCTGAAGGTTCCACTAAAAGTGAATTATGCAATAGGAAACAACTGGGACGAAGCCCACTGA
- a CDS encoding flagellar basal body-associated FliL family protein: MVDNESTTKVEDEKKDGTPEGEAEDVLSLESLDEIIANEDPEFAKGLVDIGPDDPSNTIYEEGVELEYTLEEEIKLWQRSTGLRQKLYKLLPFLPKISYKIKMKRTILRLSWIKWKEQAIQNLRNAGPNTLAGLKKLAASMKAGIGTGLTAFKSFSLVKKLAFVGLILLTGASGYLIYRTATKGLVPHDQELFIGSFADWSQAKYQYDPKAEMESFYDSTRTTQNILLMKKMVVNLKRSVESGPNPMGAFEFYVEGTASEVVVEIKDREPEVEDLFLRTIEETTFDQASSGEGKQLLCERLRKEVNKILTKGYVRRIFIKTAIIKP; encoded by the coding sequence TTGGTAGATAATGAAAGCACGACCAAAGTAGAGGACGAAAAAAAGGACGGCACGCCTGAAGGTGAAGCCGAGGACGTCCTATCTTTAGAGTCGTTAGATGAAATTATCGCGAATGAAGATCCCGAATTCGCAAAAGGCCTTGTCGATATCGGCCCGGATGATCCTTCAAACACCATCTATGAAGAAGGTGTTGAGCTTGAATACACTCTAGAAGAAGAAATTAAACTGTGGCAGCGATCCACAGGACTTCGTCAGAAACTTTACAAGCTTCTGCCGTTCCTTCCGAAAATTTCTTATAAAATAAAAATGAAGCGCACGATTCTTCGCTTAAGTTGGATTAAGTGGAAAGAACAAGCGATTCAGAACTTACGAAATGCCGGACCAAATACACTTGCCGGATTAAAGAAGTTAGCGGCGTCCATGAAAGCGGGAATCGGCACCGGGCTGACCGCTTTTAAATCATTCAGTTTAGTAAAGAAGTTGGCCTTCGTAGGTTTGATTTTATTGACGGGAGCATCGGGTTATCTGATTTACCGAACAGCCACGAAGGGGCTGGTTCCTCATGACCAAGAACTCTTTATTGGTTCCTTCGCGGATTGGTCACAAGCAAAATACCAATACGATCCGAAAGCTGAGATGGAATCTTTCTATGATTCTACGCGGACGACTCAAAATATACTATTGATGAAAAAGATGGTGGTGAATCTCAAACGCTCCGTTGAGTCCGGACCGAACCCGATGGGAGCTTTTGAGTTTTACGTGGAAGGCACGGCCTCGGAAGTCGTTGTCGAAATCAAAGACCGTGAACCTGAAGTGGAAGATTTATTCCTGAGAACGATCGAAGAAACGACATTCGATCAGGCCTCCTCAGGGGAGGGAAAACAACTTCTTTGCGAAAGACTGCGCAAAGAAGTGAATAAGATTCTGACTAAAGGATACGTACGCCGTATCTTCATTAAGACCGCGATTATAAAGCCTTAA
- a CDS encoding sigma-54 interaction domain-containing protein, which yields MHQPFLKVLDENSKNLSLGEFMTLGRDPQCQIQLTAEQISDRHARIEKKDSHYIIRDLRSAVGTYVNDARVVEAVLQDGDIIRLGTLELIYREKEETQTVFPLSSRNEVWNDELKTLGNVAKTEFPVLVLGPSGTGKDVIAQALHDTSDRHRGPFVSVNCSALSETLIESELFGHVKGSFTGAINDRKGAFEAARAGTLFLDEIGDLSYSLQAKLLRALENNEIRPVGADRNIKTDVRIIAATHQNLSEKIREGAFRSDLYFRLNVIAVNPPALQFRMEDFEELLYNFARKMRVRFSFGAIARLKKHSWPGNIRELKNLVSRAAALYPREHITENHIEKLLDRTLLEPTEKVANDIPVIKEIEKQMIIKRLTANRGNQRRTAQDLGMPKSTLHDRLKYYNIDISNFKAL from the coding sequence ATGCACCAACCTTTCTTAAAAGTACTCGATGAAAACTCAAAAAACCTTTCCCTTGGGGAATTCATGACCTTGGGGAGAGACCCTCAATGTCAGATCCAGCTGACAGCGGAACAGATCTCGGATCGCCATGCGCGTATCGAGAAAAAAGATTCTCATTATATCATTCGCGACCTTCGCTCTGCCGTCGGTACTTACGTGAACGATGCCCGCGTTGTCGAAGCGGTCCTTCAAGATGGCGACATCATTCGCCTTGGCACTTTAGAACTCATTTACAGAGAAAAAGAAGAGACGCAAACGGTGTTTCCCCTTTCAAGCCGCAATGAAGTTTGGAATGACGAGCTTAAAACCTTAGGCAACGTCGCCAAAACCGAATTCCCAGTTTTAGTTTTAGGTCCTTCGGGCACAGGTAAGGACGTCATCGCCCAAGCTTTGCACGACACCAGCGATCGTCACCGCGGACCTTTCGTCAGCGTCAACTGTAGCGCCTTAAGCGAAACCCTGATTGAAAGTGAACTCTTTGGGCACGTTAAAGGATCATTCACTGGTGCCATCAACGACCGCAAGGGAGCTTTTGAAGCTGCCCGCGCAGGAACGCTTTTCTTAGACGAGATCGGAGATCTTTCTTACAGCTTGCAGGCAAAGCTCTTACGCGCTTTAGAAAACAACGAAATTCGCCCCGTAGGCGCCGACCGCAATATCAAAACTGACGTGCGAATCATTGCGGCGACTCACCAAAATTTGAGTGAAAAAATTCGCGAAGGCGCCTTCCGCTCGGACTTGTACTTCCGTTTGAATGTTATCGCGGTCAATCCTCCGGCCTTGCAATTCCGCATGGAGGATTTTGAAGAACTTCTTTATAACTTCGCCCGCAAAATGCGCGTGCGTTTTTCTTTTGGCGCCATTGCCAGATTAAAAAAACACTCTTGGCCAGGAAATATTCGTGAACTTAAAAACCTGGTGAGTCGTGCCGCTGCTCTTTATCCGCGTGAGCACATCACGGAAAACCATATTGAAAAACTTTTGGATCGCACATTGTTAGAACCGACAGAAAAAGTCGCCAATGACATCCCGGTGATTAAAGAGATCGAAAAACAGATGATCATTAAAAGATTAACGGCCAATCGAGGAAATCAGCGCCGCACAGCTCAGGATTTGGGAATGCCTAAGAGCACTTTGCATGATCGCTTAAAGTACTACAACATCGATATTTCAAATTTTAAGGCTTTATAA
- the yihA gene encoding ribosome biogenesis GTP-binding protein YihA/YsxC, with amino-acid sequence MPKTIEFIKSAVLAKDYPLHNLAEVAIAGRSNAGKSSFINALAKGKVAKVSSTPGKTRLLNFFNMEDSYVLTDMPGYGFAARSVDEIEEWNAMIETYLMTRENLVGLLLVMDIRREWTADEELLKKFSDRRGFPMAVALTKADKMTRNHMNQAVAKVKKMSGLSAVFAVSSLKKEGQDEIEEYMYENWVKP; translated from the coding sequence ATGCCGAAAACGATCGAATTCATTAAAAGTGCCGTTCTGGCAAAAGATTACCCTCTCCACAATTTAGCTGAAGTTGCCATCGCCGGTCGCTCCAACGCCGGAAAGTCTTCTTTCATCAACGCGCTGGCAAAAGGAAAAGTTGCGAAGGTCAGTTCGACTCCAGGCAAAACGCGTCTTTTGAACTTCTTTAACATGGAAGATTCATACGTCCTAACGGATATGCCTGGTTATGGATTTGCTGCGCGTTCTGTTGATGAAATTGAAGAGTGGAATGCGATGATCGAAACTTATCTCATGACTCGTGAAAACCTAGTCGGCCTTCTGTTGGTCATGGATATTCGCCGTGAGTGGACAGCCGATGAAGAGCTTTTAAAGAAGTTTTCGGATCGTCGCGGATTCCCTATGGCAGTGGCCTTGACTAAGGCGGATAAGATGACTCGCAATCATATGAATCAAGCCGTGGCTAAAGTTAAAAAAATGTCGGGCTTAAGCGCGGTCTTCGCCGTGTCTTCTTTGAAAAAAGAGGGACAAGATGAGATCGAAGAATATATGTACGAAAATTGGGTGAAACCATGA
- the kdsB gene encoding 3-deoxy-manno-octulosonate cytidylyltransferase — protein sequence MKIVGVIPARYGSTRFPGKPLELLKGRPLIQWTIEGARKSKLISELIVATDHEGIKAAAEAAGAKVVMTASELPTGSDRINAAVQNIDCDIVVNIQGDEPQVTGELIDKLAQVFLEDKNLDMATLAHPISEEELQSMNSVKVVLNKNDEALYFSRYAMPYSRKSAKEMGSHEGCMKHIGMYAYTKKFLKTFCAAPPAFIENAESLEQLRALYLGAKIKVIRVKEALVGVDTPEDLARLEKML from the coding sequence ATGAAAATTGTGGGCGTCATTCCCGCTCGGTACGGTTCGACTCGCTTCCCAGGAAAACCACTGGAGTTGTTAAAGGGTCGCCCCCTGATCCAGTGGACGATTGAAGGCGCCCGCAAGTCCAAGCTTATCAGTGAGCTGATAGTTGCTACCGATCACGAGGGCATTAAGGCGGCGGCCGAAGCGGCAGGAGCAAAAGTCGTTATGACCGCCAGTGAGCTTCCCACGGGAAGTGATCGTATCAACGCTGCCGTTCAAAACATCGACTGTGATATCGTTGTTAATATTCAAGGTGATGAGCCTCAAGTGACGGGCGAGCTTATCGATAAGCTCGCCCAAGTTTTTCTTGAGGATAAAAACCTGGACATGGCCACACTCGCTCATCCTATCAGCGAAGAAGAACTTCAGTCGATGAATTCGGTGAAAGTCGTTTTGAATAAAAACGATGAGGCTCTTTATTTCAGCCGTTATGCCATGCCGTACTCTCGTAAATCGGCGAAAGAGATGGGATCGCATGAAGGCTGCATGAAGCATATTGGTATGTATGCTTATACAAAAAAGTTTTTAAAAACGTTCTGTGCGGCTCCTCCCGCTTTCATTGAAAATGCCGAAAGCCTGGAGCAGTTAAGAGCGTTGTATTTAGGTGCTAAAATCAAAGTCATTCGAGTCAAGGAAGCTCTCGTCGGGGTGGATACTCCCGAAGATTTAGCGCGACTCGAAAAAATGTTATAA
- a CDS encoding CTP synthase: MAKKKTTKVSTAKSTKKALKQKFIFVTGGVVSSIGKGLTAASLGSLLEARGHRVTIMKFDPYLNVDPGTMSPFQHGEVYVTEDGAETDLDLGHYERFTSAVMNRANSVSTGQIYDTVLARERRGDYLGGTVQVIPHITEEIKARIYEAAQGSEIILVEIGGTVGDIEGQPFLEAIRQMRLDVGQENSVLVHVTYVPYIAAAGELKSKPTQHSVKELREIGLQPDFLVCRSEKVIDENLKSKIGLFCSVKAENVIAAQDSRFIYEVPLALHREKLDELIVERLGLTSSKPNLKGWQNLVKVLSNPAHTVKIGVVGKYVDLKESYKSLHEALVHGGIANNSRVEIIYVDSEKVTDKTVNQLLGKVDGILVPGGFGTRGVEGKITAIKYAREKRIPFFGICFGMQLSAIEFARNVCGIKDATSREFHAETKRSGNFVIDTMVEQRGIVNKGGTMRLGAFPCNLASGTRAHSVYKASNIMERHRHRFEFNNKYKALFEKNGMVASGICKERDLVEIVELPDHPWFVGVQYHPEFKSKPLEPHPLFVHFVKASLKNK; encoded by the coding sequence ATGGCGAAAAAGAAAACCACGAAGGTGTCGACCGCGAAGTCGACGAAGAAAGCTTTGAAACAAAAATTCATCTTTGTCACCGGGGGCGTTGTTTCCTCGATTGGTAAAGGTCTAACGGCAGCAAGCTTAGGCTCTTTGCTGGAGGCCCGTGGCCACCGTGTAACAATTATGAAATTCGATCCATATCTGAATGTGGATCCTGGAACGATGTCTCCTTTTCAGCACGGTGAAGTCTATGTGACTGAAGACGGTGCCGAGACAGATCTTGATTTAGGCCACTACGAGCGCTTCACTTCAGCCGTTATGAACAGAGCGAACTCTGTTTCTACAGGACAAATCTATGACACGGTTTTAGCGCGCGAGCGTCGCGGAGATTACTTGGGTGGAACAGTGCAGGTGATTCCGCATATCACGGAAGAAATCAAAGCACGTATTTACGAAGCTGCTCAGGGAAGCGAGATTATTCTGGTTGAAATCGGTGGAACCGTCGGGGATATCGAAGGTCAGCCGTTTTTAGAAGCCATCCGTCAGATGCGTTTGGATGTAGGTCAAGAAAACTCTGTTCTGGTGCACGTCACTTATGTGCCCTATATCGCCGCGGCGGGAGAATTGAAATCAAAACCCACGCAGCACTCGGTGAAAGAGCTGCGTGAAATTGGTTTACAACCGGATTTCTTGGTTTGTCGTAGTGAAAAAGTGATTGATGAAAATCTAAAAAGTAAAATAGGACTTTTCTGTTCAGTGAAGGCAGAAAACGTGATCGCCGCTCAGGACAGTCGCTTTATTTATGAAGTTCCTTTAGCACTTCATCGTGAAAAGCTGGATGAGTTGATCGTCGAAAGATTAGGTCTTACTTCGTCGAAGCCCAACCTCAAAGGTTGGCAAAATCTAGTGAAAGTTCTTAGCAATCCAGCTCACACGGTGAAAATTGGTGTTGTCGGAAAGTATGTGGATTTAAAAGAATCTTACAAATCTTTACATGAAGCTTTGGTTCATGGTGGTATCGCCAATAATTCACGTGTTGAAATTATTTATGTCGATTCTGAAAAAGTGACTGACAAAACAGTGAATCAGCTTTTAGGAAAAGTGGACGGTATTCTGGTTCCCGGTGGTTTTGGAACTCGTGGTGTGGAAGGTAAGATCACGGCTATTAAATACGCCCGTGAAAAACGCATCCCGTTCTTCGGTATCTGTTTCGGTATGCAGCTTTCCGCAATTGAATTTGCGCGCAACGTATGTGGTATTAAAGATGCGACAAGCCGTGAATTTCATGCGGAAACAAAACGCAGCGGCAATTTCGTGATCGATACCATGGTTGAACAACGTGGCATCGTTAACAAAGGCGGAACGATGCGCTTAGGAGCTTTCCCTTGCAATTTGGCTTCGGGAACTCGCGCGCATTCTGTGTATAAGGCGTCGAATATCATGGAACGCCATCGCCATCGTTTTGAGTTTAATAATAAATATAAAGCTCTTTTTGAGAAAAACGGAATGGTCGCTTCAGGAATCTGTAAAGAGCGCGATCTTGTTGAGATCGTCGAGCTTCCAGATCATCCATGGTTTGTAGGGGTGCAGTACCATCCTGAATTTAAGTCTAAACCGCTTGAGCCGCATCCTTTGTTCGTGCATTTTGTAAAAGCGAGTTTGAAGAATAAGTAA
- a CDS encoding KpsF/GutQ family sugar-phosphate isomerase: protein MSKVVQQGLKVLEVEAQAILGLRDRIGVDFEKVVQMIKDCQGKLILTGMGKSGQIARKLASTFSSTGTPAVFLHPAESSHGDLGIVESKDVVIAISYGGESPEFAGILKYVARKSIPLIALTGKPTSSLAKAAQVTLNVYVSEEACPLNLAPTASSTATLAMGDAVAMAVMTEKGFSPQDFAEFHPGGSLGYRLLTRVSDVMHSGDALPTVGLEAPLRQVFSAMTHKDVRGAAGVVDDKGDLVGVITDGQIRRRLEKSDDPLTGTAKDLMTTNPRTIDANEFAEKALFVMEQFQINMLFVLDKDSATPKKPVGILHVQDLLKAKVR, encoded by the coding sequence ATGTCAAAGGTAGTTCAGCAAGGTCTTAAAGTGTTGGAAGTCGAAGCTCAGGCGATCCTGGGTTTGCGTGACCGTATTGGTGTTGATTTTGAAAAAGTCGTTCAGATGATCAAAGACTGTCAGGGGAAACTGATCCTGACGGGCATGGGAAAATCAGGACAGATTGCACGCAAACTTGCCAGCACATTTTCTTCAACGGGAACTCCTGCCGTATTTTTGCATCCGGCAGAAAGTTCTCACGGGGATTTGGGTATTGTTGAAAGCAAAGACGTCGTCATTGCGATTTCCTATGGTGGGGAGTCCCCGGAATTTGCAGGAATCCTCAAGTATGTGGCTCGTAAATCTATTCCGCTGATTGCTTTAACCGGTAAACCGACCTCATCTTTGGCGAAAGCGGCGCAAGTGACTTTGAACGTGTATGTTTCCGAAGAAGCTTGTCCTTTGAATTTAGCTCCCACGGCCAGCAGTACAGCTACTTTAGCTATGGGTGATGCCGTGGCGATGGCCGTGATGACGGAAAAAGGCTTCAGCCCTCAGGATTTTGCAGAATTTCATCCTGGTGGAAGTTTAGGATATCGTCTTTTAACTCGTGTTAGCGATGTGATGCACTCGGGAGATGCGCTGCCAACAGTTGGCCTTGAAGCACCACTTCGTCAGGTGTTTTCAGCAATGACCCATAAAGATGTTCGCGGTGCTGCAGGTGTGGTTGATGACAAAGGCGATCTCGTTGGCGTAATCACCGATGGTCAAATTCGTCGTCGCTTGGAAAAAAGTGATGACCCACTAACGGGAACTGCGAAAGATCTTATGACAACCAATCCACGCACAATCGATGCAAATGAATTTGCAGAAAAAGCACTGTTTGTGATGGAGCAATTCCAGATCAACATGCTTTTTGTTCTGGATAAGGATTCCGCCACTCCTAAGAAGCCGGTCGGAATCCTGCATGTTCAGGATTTATTGAAAG